Genomic segment of Veillonella parvula DSM 2008:
AAGACTACACTCTTCAACTTGATTACTGGTGTATTCCCTGCAAGTTCTGGTGAAATTGTATTTGATGGTATGTCTGTTGTAGGCATCAAGCCTCATAGAACTGTTGAAATGGGGATTGCTCGTACCTTCCAAAATATTCGTCTCTTTGGCAATATGACAGCTCTTGAAACTGTTTTAACCGGTATGCATTGTCGTACTGGCTCTGGCTTCTTATCTAGTTTTTTGAAAACAAAACGTCAACGCATTGAAGAAGAGCGTTGTCGTGGTATTGCTTATGAGTTCTTAAAGCTTGTAGGTCTTGAAGCAGATGCAGAAGAGGTTGCAACATCATTACCGTATGGTAAGCAACGTCGTCTTGAAATCGCTCGTGCCTTAGCGACACACCCTCAGTTAATCTTGCTTGATGAACCGGCAGCAGGTATGAATGATAGTGAAACTGAAGTTCTGCGTCAATTGATTGGCAAGATTCGTGACCTAGGTATTACCGTTGTGGTTATCGAACATGCCATGGAATTGATGATGAATATCTGTGATCGTTTGGTAGTACTTAACTTTGGCAAGAAAATTGCTGAAGGTACACCTCAAGAAATTCAAAATAATGAAGCTGTAATTGAAGCATACTTAGGTAAAGAGGAGGTGTAATATGTTAAAACTAGAAAATATTGTGGCTGGTTATGGACATATTACAGCCTTAAAAGATATAAGTTTAGAAGTTCCACAAGGTTCCATTGTATCTCTTATTGGTGCTAATGGTGCTGGTAAGACTACGACGATGAAGACTATTATGGGACTTGTAAAACCCACATCTGGTCGAGTGATTTTTGAAGATCAAGATATTACAGGTCGCCAAACCCATCAAGTTGTACAAAGTGGTATCTCCTTAGTTCCTGAAGGACGTCAAATTCTACAAGATATGAGTGTTTATGAGAACCTTGAAATGGGTGCTTATACACGTAAAGATAAAGAAATCGAAGCAGATATCAAAAAGGTATTTAAACGATTCCCTATTCTTGATGAACGAAGTTATCAATTGGGTGGTACTTTATCAGGTGGTCAACAGCAAATGCTAGCTATTGGTCGTGCACTTATGGCTCGTCCAAAATTGTTATTATTAGATGAACCATCTATGGGTCTTGCACCTTTAGTAGTAAATGAGATTTTTGAAACCATTAAAGAAATCAGCGCCGATGGAACAACAGTTCTTTTAGTAGAACAAAATGTGCGTCAAGCATTGAAGATTGCTGATTATGCGTATGTTTTGGAGACTGGTAAAATGGTATTATCTGGCTCTGCTGATGAAGTTCGCCATAATCCTCGCGTTATGGAAGCTTATTTAGGCGGTCGTGTTGAATAATTAATTATATAGAGCGATCATTAGTGTCAAAAACTTTGAATAAGGTGTATATACTAGATTTCTAGTATATACACCTTATTTTTTTATTACTAATTCTGATATAAATAGAAAAACTATGTGAGCTAATAATGAAGTGAGTTTATATATTTTTTATTATTTTTAAGAAGTTCAATGATAAAACTAGTGAATTAGGAATGAAAAAAGCAAATAATAATTAATGAGCATATATTGAAAATACTGTATTTTTAAGGGATTATTGTTGAAGGTTTTATGAAGTTCGCTTGGAACATACTAGATTTGTAGAAGAACATTTAAAAAAATGATAAAATAGCATGACTGATTTTTTAGATATAAGATACATCAATAATTAAGTGATGAATTAAATAAGTTGAATAAAAAAGAGGTAAGTATGAAGAAGAAACAGTATATGATGATGGCTGCATTCTTATGTACTACAACAATGGCTATGGCTGCACCAGTTAGTATAAATACTAATCAGCCTTATAATGCTAAGAATGTACAAATGGACGGTCATGCACCATTGGAAACTAGCGCATCTGTAATTAGCTCTGATAAAGAATATCGTCTGCGCCAAGGAGATGAACTAAATATTCAAGTGGTTCAGCAGGCAGAGCTTGGTACGCGTAATGGTAACGACATTGTGTATACCGTCAGACCAGATGGATATGTATCGTTCCCTATGGTTGGTGCCGTAAAAGCAGATGGCTTAACTGTAGATGAATTTACAGCTGAGTTACAGCAAGGTTTGTCTCGTTATATCATTAATCCTGATATCACAGTAAATGTATCGAAATTGGGCGGCGTTCGCGTATATGTATTTGGTGAAATTAATAAGCCTGGCGCCTATACGTTGACTAAATCTAGTACAGTTATTGATGCCATTGGGGCTGCAGGTAGTTTTAACTGGGATACAGCAAAGAAGAAAATTTACTTGATTCATCAAGATAATCCAGAGAAACCGATTCCTATCAATTTGAATCGTATTTTACAAACTGGAGATATGTCTGAAAACTACATCATGCGTGAAGGTGATATTCTTTACTTAACTAAGAATAGTCGTATCAACTTTGCTCGTGATATTGCTCCAATCTTAACAGGGGCTTATATGGTATCACGAATAGGTAAGGATTAAAGATAAGGCGATATCTATCATATAAGGGGGCGTTTTTTTGCGTTCATATTTATTACCATCCATATTGTTTATTACCGATATTGTGACGATTGTAATCGTTGCTTTTATCAGTCTTTTTATTCGATTTGATGGACACATAGAACCTCAATATATTAATCAAATGGTGGATGCACTTCCGT
This window contains:
- a CDS encoding ABC transporter ATP-binding protein, translating into MLLELNEVSKSFGGVAALTGVSFGVKQGEVFGVIGPNGAGKTTLFNLITGVFPASSGEIVFDGMSVVGIKPHRTVEMGIARTFQNIRLFGNMTALETVLTGMHCRTGSGFLSSFLKTKRQRIEEERCRGIAYEFLKLVGLEADAEEVATSLPYGKQRRLEIARALATHPQLILLDEPAAGMNDSETEVLRQLIGKIRDLGITVVVIEHAMELMMNICDRLVVLNFGKKIAEGTPQEIQNNEAVIEAYLGKEEV
- a CDS encoding ABC transporter ATP-binding protein, with product MLKLENIVAGYGHITALKDISLEVPQGSIVSLIGANGAGKTTTMKTIMGLVKPTSGRVIFEDQDITGRQTHQVVQSGISLVPEGRQILQDMSVYENLEMGAYTRKDKEIEADIKKVFKRFPILDERSYQLGGTLSGGQQQMLAIGRALMARPKLLLLDEPSMGLAPLVVNEIFETIKEISADGTTVLLVEQNVRQALKIADYAYVLETGKMVLSGSADEVRHNPRVMEAYLGGRVE
- a CDS encoding polysaccharide biosynthesis/export family protein, producing the protein MKKKQYMMMAAFLCTTTMAMAAPVSINTNQPYNAKNVQMDGHAPLETSASVISSDKEYRLRQGDELNIQVVQQAELGTRNGNDIVYTVRPDGYVSFPMVGAVKADGLTVDEFTAELQQGLSRYIINPDITVNVSKLGGVRVYVFGEINKPGAYTLTKSSTVIDAIGAAGSFNWDTAKKKIYLIHQDNPEKPIPINLNRILQTGDMSENYIMREGDILYLTKNSRINFARDIAPILTGAYMVSRIGKD